In one window of Dissulfuribacter thermophilus DNA:
- a CDS encoding (Fe-S)-binding protein — MTLPKEDILAILEQNIAIRKSAFPLSWKRLTAWAKGLGLKRGGKVVIFTGHMYQIIPFIKGVQKRQKKISNPSQKTRLARIINPIFSVSTLMSIAAASPQDIRLYNGYLRNIVFLLRLAGIDPGYLYEREDYAGTLAYDLGLQHVFERHAKKVYRTLKEAGVGTVITVDPHTTYILGHIYPELINGFDLEVKSYLEILAEKLPKKLHFNGDSKVVIHDSCVYTRYLDVSEAPRKLLKQAGYNVCEPELSGRLTHCCGGPIESLFPEKTREIAQKRLESLSAIGKKIVTMCPVCHLNLKAATQDKVEIKDISEYLLESSSTQKTST; from the coding sequence ATGACACTTCCCAAAGAAGACATACTTGCAATACTGGAACAGAATATTGCCATTAGAAAGAGCGCCTTTCCCCTGAGCTGGAAGCGACTAACTGCCTGGGCCAAAGGCCTTGGACTGAAACGAGGCGGAAAGGTTGTAATCTTTACAGGACACATGTATCAAATAATACCCTTTATTAAAGGGGTACAGAAAAGGCAAAAGAAGATCTCTAACCCTTCCCAAAAGACTAGACTTGCTAGAATCATAAATCCCATCTTTAGCGTATCTACTCTAATGTCAATTGCTGCCGCATCTCCACAAGACATTAGACTATATAATGGCTATCTACGAAATATCGTTTTCCTCTTGAGATTAGCAGGCATTGACCCTGGATACCTCTATGAAAGAGAAGACTATGCAGGTACCCTTGCCTATGACTTGGGACTTCAACACGTCTTTGAAAGACATGCAAAAAAAGTCTATAGAACTCTCAAAGAGGCAGGCGTAGGTACTGTAATCACCGTAGATCCTCACACTACTTATATCTTAGGACATATCTATCCAGAGCTGATCAATGGATTTGACCTTGAGGTAAAAAGTTATCTCGAGATACTAGCTGAAAAGCTCCCTAAAAAACTCCACTTTAATGGAGATAGTAAAGTAGTAATCCACGATTCATGCGTTTATACGCGATATCTGGATGTATCAGAGGCCCCAAGAAAACTGCTCAAACAAGCCGGATATAATGTATGTGAGCCTGAACTGTCTGGGAGACTAACCCACTGTTGTGGTGGACCAATAGAGTCACTTTTTCCTGAAAAGACCAGGGAGATAGCTCAAAAAAGGCTGGAATCTCTTTCGGCCATTGGCAAAAAAATAGTGACTATGTGTCCCGTCTGTCATCTCAATCTAAAAGCTGCTACTCAAGATAAAGTAGAAATTAAGGATATTTCTGAATATCTACTGGAGTCATCATCTACCCAAAAAACTAGCACCTAA
- a CDS encoding 4Fe-4S dicluster domain-containing protein: MIKVSENVLKELKKIGDFNASMCFSCGTCTALCPVGLPILPREIFRYALLGAEDRLRDESDPIFSCLLCRMCEENCPEGVKISNNIRLLRIYLNKKVFKP, encoded by the coding sequence ATGATCAAAGTAAGTGAAAATGTCTTGAAAGAACTAAAAAAAATTGGGGATTTTAATGCGAGCATGTGCTTTAGCTGCGGAACATGTACAGCCCTATGTCCTGTTGGACTTCCTATCCTCCCAAGAGAAATTTTTAGATATGCCCTTCTCGGCGCAGAGGATCGTCTAAGAGATGAATCTGACCCCATTTTTTCCTGCCTTCTTTGCAGAATGTGTGAGGAGAATTGTCCAGAAGGAGTAAAAATATCCAACAATATAAGGCTCCTAAGAATATATCTAAATAAAAAGGTGTTTAAACCATGA
- a CDS encoding CoB--CoM heterodisulfide reductase iron-sulfur subunit A family protein produces MADKRIGVFVCRCGGNISDYIDVDKVVKGIAKEKGVVVARVNTFSCSDAAQEEMIKYIREYNLNGIVIASCSPKLHLSTFRSMAKRGGLNPYEYSHANIREQCSWTHTHDKDGATQKAIRLVRAGIASTRFSKPMEPIEIKTRPAVLIIGAGIAGMRAAISLGQMGLNVYVVEKENEPGGLIRNRKRLFPNNTDAKKLIESLRLRANAIDTLHIYYGARLIEKKGSVGDFTIKVEVKRPETDDRDVIELNVGAIIVATGAAPYTPKEGELGFGAPFVITLGQYLDLLEKNVGTHKSALMLNGKKIKKICYIYCVGSRENSKKEDALTYCSRYCCTAGIHAAVSTHENFGEKIVQYHLYRDIRTYGAFEALYQRALETGSIFIKFSPSSPPEVIIDREVGINRVKVKDLLTRKQELEIDCDLVVLVTGMVPRDNPELESILKLPIGKDGFYNEIHPKLRPVETVVDGLFIAGCSQSPKNASESVQSALAAAAKAGSMLLKEKVYLEPFIAKVYEELCDGCGLCIDACPYEAISINDVDGKKVAKVNPGLCKGEGACVPVCPKEAVEIKGYEHQRIRAMIEALTGEIRP; encoded by the coding sequence ATGGCGGACAAAAGGATTGGGGTATTTGTATGCCGGTGCGGCGGGAACATCTCTGATTATATCGATGTCGATAAGGTAGTTAAGGGCATAGCAAAAGAAAAAGGCGTAGTGGTTGCCAGGGTAAATACGTTTTCTTGTTCTGATGCCGCCCAAGAAGAAATGATCAAGTACATAAGGGAATACAATCTCAATGGGATTGTTATTGCATCTTGTTCCCCCAAACTCCATTTAAGTACATTCAGGTCCATGGCCAAACGTGGGGGACTCAATCCCTATGAATATAGCCATGCCAATATTCGCGAACAGTGTTCATGGACACATACCCACGATAAGGATGGAGCTACCCAAAAGGCCATACGACTCGTCAGGGCAGGGATTGCTAGTACTAGATTTTCAAAGCCCATGGAGCCTATAGAGATCAAGACCCGTCCGGCCGTATTGATAATTGGTGCTGGCATAGCAGGAATGAGAGCTGCAATAAGCCTTGGACAGATGGGGCTCAATGTATATGTCGTGGAAAAAGAAAATGAACCTGGAGGACTAATACGCAACAGAAAGAGACTATTTCCCAATAACACTGATGCTAAAAAACTCATCGAATCACTTAGATTGAGGGCAAATGCCATTGATACCTTACATATTTACTATGGGGCAAGACTCATTGAGAAAAAAGGGAGCGTAGGAGATTTCACGATCAAGGTAGAGGTGAAGAGGCCAGAGACAGATGATAGAGATGTTATCGAATTAAATGTAGGCGCAATTATTGTGGCCACAGGCGCTGCTCCCTATACACCAAAGGAGGGTGAACTAGGATTTGGAGCGCCTTTCGTAATTACTCTGGGGCAGTACCTGGATTTGCTGGAAAAAAATGTAGGCACTCACAAATCCGCCCTTATGCTCAATGGAAAAAAGATAAAAAAAATTTGCTATATTTATTGCGTTGGTTCAAGAGAAAACTCCAAAAAGGAAGACGCATTGACATATTGCTCCCGCTATTGCTGCACAGCAGGCATTCATGCAGCAGTCAGTACCCACGAGAATTTTGGAGAAAAAATAGTACAATATCATTTATATAGAGATATTAGGACCTATGGAGCATTTGAAGCTCTATATCAAAGGGCCCTAGAGACAGGATCCATTTTCATAAAATTTTCTCCTTCATCCCCGCCTGAAGTAATAATAGATAGGGAGGTTGGAATAAACCGTGTAAAAGTAAAAGACCTTCTCACTCGAAAACAGGAACTGGAGATAGACTGTGACCTAGTAGTCCTTGTGACAGGAATGGTTCCCAGAGATAATCCTGAACTTGAATCAATTCTAAAGCTCCCCATAGGCAAGGACGGCTTTTACAATGAAATACACCCCAAACTCAGACCTGTGGAAACAGTAGTAGACGGTCTGTTCATTGCTGGGTGTTCACAGTCTCCCAAAAATGCCTCTGAGAGTGTTCAAAGTGCACTTGCAGCAGCTGCCAAGGCAGGGTCAATGCTTCTAAAGGAAAAGGTATACCTCGAACCCTTTATTGCCAAAGTCTATGAAGAACTCTGTGATGGATGCGGATTGTGTATTGATGCTTGTCCATATGAGGCAATCTCAATCAATGATGTAGACGGAAAAAAGGTTGCAAAAGTAAATCCTGGACTCTGTAAGGGAGAAGGCGCCTGCGTTCCTGTATGTCCAAAAGAGGCCGTAGAGATAAAGGGTTACGAGCATCAACGAATTAGGGCAATGATTGAAGCCTTAACAGGAGAGATTAGACCATGA
- a CDS encoding NAD(P)-binding protein → MDNLHFDCVVIGGGISGMESALTLGDMGFKVLLVEREASIGGKMILLSKVFPTLDCSSCISTPKMAATYNHPNITTLTYSEVKSIERLEDGTFDVKITQKPTFVDPSKCTGCSQCEKVCTVARIDQFNEGLIARRAIYIPFPQAVPKKAVIEKKGLSPCSNSCPAGIRAHGLVALIRNGRFERAYERHMEDAPFVGSLGYLCYAPCEKHCTKGKRSNKPVSIRELERFIAEKRIGAKPNNNDDGLPCEPPQGKHKIGIVGSGVESLALAYFLCIQGHSVTIFTGGKELGGILLKAKQGGHLPSYILKNDIQGILSKGINVEDIKPASFKEILANGYDVVFTEDKSYTSEDERIFRPETVVEDPCRIVLGIQEAKRIARQIHLFLEGKTVTLKESDKTTGRKLFKHGHYETLPKEDASLRPLLSEEQALEKAMECLDCGSCSECLECKKACPAGAIDFSMEPTQLNVKASAIITATGFKLFDPSKKKLLGYERMPNVITAMQMDRLLSPTRPYNAVLRPSDGKIPGNIALILCTGSRDKTVGNPWCSRICCMYSIKQAQLIMGALPIANVTIYYIDIRAFGKGYDEFYEQAKGMGVVFVKGKVARIEEAPGDDLYLYYEDMERKGGLKRAKHDLVVLSVGALADSKITKAFKDNIPQLNELSFFKEISEISEPCLSNVDGVFVAGSASGPKDIPDCVVHAGACAAQVASYLKSRDKA, encoded by the coding sequence ATGGATAATCTCCATTTCGATTGCGTAGTTATTGGGGGTGGCATTTCAGGCATGGAGTCTGCCTTAACCCTGGGAGATATGGGGTTCAAAGTGCTCCTGGTGGAACGAGAAGCCAGCATAGGCGGTAAGATGATCCTCCTTTCAAAGGTCTTTCCCACTCTTGACTGCTCGAGTTGCATATCTACTCCTAAAATGGCAGCAACATATAATCACCCAAATATTACGACCTTAACATATTCCGAGGTCAAATCCATTGAGAGGCTAGAAGACGGGACATTTGATGTAAAAATTACCCAAAAGCCTACCTTTGTAGATCCTTCAAAGTGTACTGGGTGTTCTCAGTGTGAAAAGGTATGCACTGTTGCACGAATTGACCAATTTAACGAGGGACTCATTGCGAGAAGGGCGATATACATCCCATTTCCCCAGGCTGTCCCCAAAAAGGCAGTTATAGAGAAAAAGGGGCTTTCTCCGTGTTCAAACTCCTGCCCTGCGGGAATAAGGGCACATGGACTGGTAGCACTGATAAGAAATGGAAGATTTGAGAGGGCTTATGAGAGGCACATGGAGGATGCACCTTTTGTTGGATCATTGGGCTATCTTTGCTATGCCCCGTGTGAAAAACACTGCACAAAAGGCAAACGCTCTAATAAACCAGTTTCCATAAGGGAGCTTGAGCGTTTTATCGCTGAGAAAAGGATTGGGGCAAAACCAAATAACAATGATGATGGTTTACCATGTGAGCCACCACAGGGAAAACACAAAATAGGCATCGTAGGTTCTGGAGTTGAATCTCTTGCCCTAGCCTATTTCCTATGCATACAGGGACATAGTGTAACGATATTTACAGGGGGAAAAGAACTGGGGGGCATATTATTGAAGGCAAAGCAAGGTGGCCATCTTCCTAGTTACATCCTAAAAAATGATATTCAAGGGATACTTTCAAAGGGTATAAATGTCGAGGATATAAAACCCGCATCTTTTAAAGAGATTTTGGCAAATGGATATGACGTTGTATTCACAGAAGATAAATCCTACACATCTGAAGATGAACGAATCTTCAGGCCAGAGACAGTGGTCGAGGATCCATGTAGGATCGTACTAGGCATTCAGGAGGCCAAGCGAATCGCCAGACAAATTCATTTATTTCTGGAGGGAAAGACTGTCACATTAAAAGAGTCGGACAAAACAACAGGGAGGAAACTATTTAAACACGGCCACTACGAGACTTTGCCCAAGGAAGATGCTTCCTTGAGACCCCTTCTCTCTGAGGAACAGGCTCTTGAGAAAGCCATGGAGTGTCTTGACTGCGGATCTTGTTCAGAGTGTTTAGAGTGTAAAAAGGCATGTCCGGCAGGTGCTATTGACTTTTCCATGGAGCCTACCCAACTCAATGTGAAGGCAAGCGCCATAATCACTGCAACCGGATTTAAACTGTTTGACCCATCCAAAAAGAAACTCCTTGGATATGAAAGGATGCCAAATGTCATTACTGCAATGCAGATGGATAGACTCCTTTCGCCAACACGGCCCTACAACGCGGTACTCAGGCCCTCAGATGGAAAAATCCCTGGCAACATTGCCCTTATACTCTGTACTGGTTCCAGAGACAAAACAGTCGGAAATCCATGGTGTTCCCGTATTTGTTGCATGTATTCCATAAAACAGGCCCAGCTCATCATGGGGGCGCTTCCTATTGCGAATGTCACTATCTATTACATTGACATCAGGGCCTTTGGAAAGGGCTACGATGAATTCTACGAGCAGGCCAAAGGAATGGGGGTAGTCTTTGTAAAGGGCAAGGTTGCGCGCATTGAAGAGGCCCCAGGAGATGATCTTTACCTCTATTACGAGGATATGGAGAGAAAAGGGGGACTAAAACGTGCAAAACACGATCTTGTGGTGCTTTCAGTAGGGGCGCTAGCAGACTCAAAGATCACAAAGGCATTTAAGGACAATATTCCCCAATTAAATGAATTGAGCTTCTTTAAAGAAATTAGCGAAATTTCTGAGCCTTGCCTTAGCAACGTAGATGGAGTGTTCGTGGCGGGATCTGCATCGGGCCCAAAGGATATTCCTGATTGCGTAGTTCATGCAGGGGCCTGTGCAGCTCAGGTGGCATCGTATCTAAAATCCAGGGACAAGGCCTAA
- a CDS encoding hydrogenase iron-sulfur subunit: MLKILVFSTNTISDPGIDLAGASHLDYPLGVSVISVPCSSGIDPRWILYALKKGFDGVFIAADGTDCSFLQDCTKRTADVVKNAQELVKINGMDPRRIKMAAICSVCSEAFQNHMKKFEENLKKLCGEQDG, translated from the coding sequence ATGTTAAAGATCCTAGTCTTTTCAACCAACACCATCTCAGATCCGGGGATAGATCTGGCTGGGGCGTCCCACTTGGACTATCCCCTCGGCGTTTCAGTGATATCCGTTCCATGTTCAAGCGGGATCGATCCAAGGTGGATACTGTATGCCCTAAAAAAGGGATTTGATGGAGTATTCATAGCCGCTGACGGAACAGATTGCAGCTTCCTTCAGGATTGCACCAAAAGGACAGCAGATGTCGTAAAAAACGCCCAAGAGCTAGTCAAAATCAATGGAATGGACCCCCGAAGGATTAAGATGGCTGCGATATGTTCCGTGTGTTCAGAGGCATTCCAAAACCACATGAAAAAATTTGAGGAAAACCTAAAGAAACTCTGCGGAGAACAAGATGGATAA
- a CDS encoding sulfurtransferase TusA family protein — protein MSVDLSSLKPDKVVDARGTACPGPLLEAKRAIADLAPGAILEVQSSDEGTNDDLPLWAENAGHDFLGVIEEAGFWRLFVKKAEE, from the coding sequence ATGAGCGTAGATCTAAGTTCGTTAAAACCAGACAAAGTTGTAGATGCCAGGGGAACAGCCTGTCCTGGTCCATTGCTCGAGGCAAAACGAGCAATAGCAGATCTGGCCCCTGGAGCCATCCTAGAAGTCCAATCATCTGATGAAGGTACAAATGATGACCTGCCATTATGGGCTGAAAACGCTGGTCATGATTTTCTGGGAGTCATTGAGGAGGCAGGATTTTGGAGGCTGTTTGTAAAAAAGGCTGAGGAGTGA
- a CDS encoding ArsR/SmtB family transcription factor has protein sequence MTIKIDFDPKVFDEHAEVCKVLANPKRLMILYLLSGGDKSVSEIAQAIGVPIANASQHLAKLRNRGLVKTKKIGQTVVYSISDDRIPRACDLIRATLLDRLRSQAKLLKCIEELEPMESRQTTKK, from the coding sequence GTGACAATAAAAATAGACTTTGATCCCAAGGTGTTCGACGAACACGCTGAAGTCTGTAAGGTCTTGGCCAATCCCAAGCGGCTCATGATACTCTACCTCCTTTCTGGCGGAGACAAGAGCGTAAGTGAGATCGCCCAGGCAATTGGGGTTCCAATAGCCAATGCAAGTCAGCATCTTGCAAAACTTCGCAACCGTGGCCTTGTGAAGACAAAAAAGATCGGCCAAACAGTGGTTTATTCCATATCGGATGACAGGATTCCAAGGGCCTGTGACCTCATTAGAGCCACTTTGTTGGATAGGCTCAGGTCCCAGGCCAAGCTTCTAAAGTGCATTGAGGAACTTGAACCCATGGAATCAAGACAAACCACAAAAAAATAG
- a CDS encoding NifB/NifX family molybdenum-iron cluster-binding protein yields MKAAVSITDPEKSLDSQIDPRFGRAANFLLVDLEKGEALKVISNSQAMNLGHGAGIQAATLIVEEGADAVVSGYVGPKAFSVLNAAGIKVYSGAEGTVKEVINLLKEGKLTPGEAPSSNGHGMGMGRRDL; encoded by the coding sequence ATGAAGGCTGCAGTTAGCATAACTGATCCTGAAAAAAGTTTGGATTCTCAAATAGATCCACGTTTTGGTAGAGCAGCTAACTTCCTTTTGGTAGACCTTGAAAAGGGGGAAGCCTTAAAGGTCATATCAAATTCTCAGGCAATGAATTTGGGCCACGGGGCTGGAATACAGGCAGCAACCTTGATCGTAGAGGAAGGAGCAGATGCAGTAGTAAGCGGATATGTTGGCCCAAAGGCATTTTCTGTTTTGAACGCCGCTGGAATCAAGGTCTATTCAGGGGCTGAAGGTACTGTCAAAGAGGTAATCAATCTTTTGAAAGAGGGGAAACTTACTCCTGGTGAAGCTCCAAGTTCAAATGGACATGGTATGGGAATGGGGAGACGTGATTTATGA
- a CDS encoding 4Fe-4S binding protein → MRIAIASGKGGSGKTSFSVLLAYYLRNKLKHPVKYLDCDCEAPNGHLFFDVDFKGSRSVEVECPDIDESLCDYCGLCRDICKFSAITVFGKSIMTFPDMCHSCGGCFRVCPNGAINKQSRMIGEIRWGESRKVEGLSFVQGSLRIGEAMSPPLIKEVLNTRFWNEPGTVEIVDSPPGTSCPVVTSIKDADYVILIGESTPFGLHDLKIMATVARKIGVPFGVIANKAREKTELIGNWCSASGVEFLGSLPFSMEFARAYAGGGDIFEIMEEEKDSQELLWHVAKMVK, encoded by the coding sequence ATGAGAATTGCCATAGCAAGTGGTAAGGGTGGAAGTGGTAAAACGAGTTTTTCCGTTTTACTCGCCTACTATCTTAGAAACAAACTAAAACATCCGGTAAAATATCTAGATTGTGACTGTGAAGCCCCAAATGGACACCTTTTTTTTGATGTTGACTTTAAAGGTTCAAGAAGCGTTGAGGTTGAGTGCCCAGACATAGATGAATCTCTATGTGATTACTGTGGGCTTTGCAGGGACATTTGTAAGTTCAGTGCAATCACGGTATTTGGAAAATCTATAATGACCTTCCCTGACATGTGTCATTCCTGTGGCGGATGTTTTAGGGTCTGCCCTAATGGTGCAATCAATAAACAATCAAGAATGATAGGAGAGATCAGGTGGGGAGAGAGTAGAAAAGTTGAGGGGCTTTCATTTGTGCAGGGGAGCCTCAGGATAGGGGAGGCCATGAGTCCACCCTTAATTAAGGAGGTGTTAAACACTAGATTTTGGAATGAACCAGGTACTGTTGAAATCGTAGATTCCCCGCCTGGTACATCGTGTCCTGTGGTGACGAGCATAAAGGACGCCGATTACGTTATCTTGATAGGAGAGTCAACGCCCTTTGGCCTTCACGACCTTAAAATAATGGCAACAGTTGCAAGAAAAATTGGGGTTCCCTTTGGTGTAATAGCAAATAAGGCCAGGGAAAAGACAGAACTCATAGGAAACTGGTGTAGTGCAAGCGGAGTTGAATTTCTCGGCTCACTCCCCTTTTCCATGGAATTTGCAAGAGCTTATGCAGGGGGAGGGGACATATTTGAGATCATGGAAGAAGAAAAAGATAGTCAGGAGTTGTTATGGCACGTGGCAAAAATGGTAAAGTAG
- a CDS encoding ATP-binding protein, whose product MARGKNGKVELVILSGKGGTGKTTFTASLAALLSEIVIVDCDVDASNLFLLLNPKNVDVNEFYSGQKPVINSDLCSKCLTCQDVCNFDAIYPESGKVDDIACEGCGVCAWFCPEGAIDLKENHCGRWYVSKTSYGPMVHADLFPGEENSGKLVYKIKETARDIAQSENFDLILIDGPPGTACPVISTLSGATHAVLVAEPTLSGFSDMKRTLELCMHFKIKTSCLINKADISPQISDEIEKYALDNGITFLGHLPFEEKVTLAMENCTPFVKAFPNSPLSLAIKEVVTKMREWIT is encoded by the coding sequence ATGGCACGTGGCAAAAATGGTAAAGTAGAACTCGTAATTTTAAGCGGCAAGGGCGGCACAGGAAAGACGACCTTTACTGCCTCATTGGCAGCGCTACTTTCCGAGATCGTGATAGTGGATTGTGATGTAGATGCATCTAATTTATTCCTGTTACTAAATCCAAAAAATGTTGACGTTAATGAATTTTATAGCGGTCAGAAACCAGTAATCAATAGCGATCTCTGTAGCAAGTGTCTTACCTGTCAGGATGTATGCAATTTTGATGCAATTTATCCTGAATCAGGGAAAGTTGATGACATCGCATGTGAGGGCTGCGGTGTTTGCGCCTGGTTTTGCCCTGAAGGTGCCATAGATCTCAAAGAAAACCACTGTGGTAGGTGGTATGTGTCGAAAACTTCGTATGGACCAATGGTACATGCAGACCTTTTTCCAGGCGAAGAAAATTCTGGAAAGCTTGTCTATAAGATAAAGGAAACAGCCCGTGATATAGCTCAATCTGAAAATTTTGACTTGATTTTAATAGATGGTCCCCCTGGAACTGCGTGTCCTGTTATCTCAACACTGTCAGGTGCAACACACGCGGTCCTAGTGGCAGAACCTACACTTAGTGGTTTTAGTGACATGAAGCGGACATTGGAACTATGCATGCATTTTAAGATCAAAACCTCTTGCCTCATTAATAAAGCCGATATTTCTCCACAGATTTCAGATGAAATTGAAAAGTATGCCCTGGATAACGGCATTACCTTTTTAGGGCATTTACCTTTTGAGGAAAAGGTCACACTAGCCATGGAAAATTGTACACCATTTGTAAAAGCATTTCCAAATTCGCCCCTGTCTTTGGCAATAAAAGAAGTTGTGACGAAGATGAGGGAATGGATCACTTAA
- a CDS encoding winged helix-turn-helix domain-containing protein, with protein MDRPKRILIVEDDPEIANIEQFNLDAAGFDTKAIAYGGGIFHEIRNFAPDLIILDIMLPDVDGFEIIKALKERNDTRSIPVIMVTAKDAQDDRIYGLELGADDYVVKPFSPRELVLRARAVLKRAGAGDYIENPQNIIEKGILRIDKAGVKVTVAQKEIELTRVEFKLLTYLAEHPSIVLTRQMLMEQVWGYNYPVNSRTVDTHIRRLRKKLGQAADYIETVRGIGYKFKI; from the coding sequence ATGGATAGGCCCAAAAGAATCCTAATTGTTGAGGACGATCCAGAGATCGCAAACATTGAGCAATTCAATCTGGATGCCGCTGGCTTTGATACCAAAGCCATTGCCTATGGTGGTGGTATCTTTCATGAAATTCGCAACTTTGCTCCTGACCTTATTATCCTGGACATAATGTTGCCAGACGTGGATGGCTTTGAAATCATAAAGGCCTTAAAAGAGAGAAACGATACCAGGTCTATCCCCGTTATTATGGTCACTGCGAAAGATGCCCAAGACGATCGTATTTACGGCCTTGAACTTGGAGCGGACGACTACGTGGTCAAGCCCTTTAGCCCTAGAGAACTCGTACTGAGGGCAAGGGCAGTACTCAAAAGGGCCGGAGCCGGAGACTATATTGAAAATCCACAAAACATCATTGAAAAAGGCATTCTCAGGATTGACAAGGCAGGGGTGAAAGTAACAGTTGCACAAAAAGAGATTGAACTGACAAGAGTTGAATTCAAGCTTCTCACCTATCTTGCAGAACATCCTTCCATAGTCCTAACCAGACAAATGCTTATGGAACAAGTCTGGGGTTACAACTATCCAGTCAATTCCAGGACCGTAGATACTCACATAAGAAGGCTGAGAAAGAAATTAGGACAAGCAGCTGATTACATTGAGACTGTTCGAGGCATTGGATATAAATTTAAGATATAG